aatacaatgaatgaatttgatcttcaatttaaaatatttacacaagtggataccacaaaatcttatgtcatgatgattgatgaaaattgaggattttgtaaaaggaataacatgcaagctttgagttccattgacaaggtttaaacttttgagaaagacttcacaaccttgaaaacaaaaactctttcattttacatatccttgcacatttaatattttgtaatagactagtagtgtatggatgtttgtttattgggaagtttaacgaaaagcacctggtactgttcactttaacgaaaaaccacatttttacactaaaaagtcaatcctggtactattcactttaccctttattttgtccttatcattaaaactcaaagttttcaagcctttttcattagttttcctttgtttattaggcttttattttcgagtgtagatgtagtacttaaacgacaaatgtgttttaatgttttgaagtaatatttatgtggcaatgtgtggtatgtgcaaatttaagaagaaaaaaaatatttttcttaacgtgtCATAATGGTCCTTAACATTAcacgttaagataacgggtgtgatacgacacgacccgttaagataacagatattacacgaaaacgacacgaacacgacagacacgatccgtttgccaggcctaattgttagccaattgtgagtagataatatcttttgttaaaaaataaaaaataaaataaaaaactactcAAAACCCAACCGAACTCACATTCGCAATAGTCATCACCCGCGCTGTCATTACAGACTCTCCACACCAAAACGCCCAGACCCAAATCCGCCCCATCCAAAATGCCCCCGAAATCTGAAACCCAGCCTCTATCCACCGCCATCACCACGCCCTCCGACCCATCTACCGCCTCCGTCGACCCAATTCTCCTCATCTTTCGGATCCTCCCCTACAGCTTCCTCCGCCCCCCTCGACTCCGCCTCAAGCTCCCAACCCTAACCCTCCCCTCACCCATGACCGTCTACGCCCTCGTCCTCCTCACCTACTTCATGGTTGTCTCCGGCATCGTCTACGACGTCATCGTCGAGCCCCCGGGCATCGGATCAACTCAGGACCGCCTCACAGGGTCTATCCGACCCGTCGTCTTCCTCCCCGGCCGGGTCAACGGGCAGTACATAATCGAAGGGCTGTCGTCCGGGTTCATGTTCGTGCTTGGTGGGATCGGCATTGTGCTCATGGACTTGGCTCTGGATCGGAATCGGGCGAAAAGTGTGAAGGTGTCGTATGCCACTGCTGGGATCTCCTCTGTCGTTCTCGCCTATGTTATGAGTATGCTGTTTATTCGTATCAAGATCCCAGGTTATCTTTACTAACTAGTTAGTTATCAGCTAAATTCGAGTTTCAATTTGCATTTGTGGACCTCAATTATGGTTTAATTTAGACATGGGTTATATAATTATCAGTATAATCAGATTTTGATATATCTATATGGCTCGTGATTTGTCTGTTTCCGATATgtcttgctttcttgcatgtTTGTTGAGTGAAGAAGCATGCTTTATGTTTATGTGCTTTCGTAACAATAATGTCTGCCCTGCTGCAACTTAAAGAATCATAATATTTGATGTAATTGAAGAAACGCTATGACTTATGATAGAGCACACAGCATTTTCTGTGAGAAATTTGAAAAGTGCAATCACGATGCCTGTTTGGTTTGAAGTAGAATTTCAGCCTGATGTCACAGTTAGAACCCTAGATGTTACTTTTTTGGATGGCAATTTAGATTTGCAAGAGACCGTGATGCAATAGAATGGTTTGTACCACATTTACTTCTATGAAAGACCCATGTGCATATGAGATACTGATACTTCTCAGCTATTCCAACATACCATTATGATACTAAATGTGGATATGAGATTATAATACTCCCGAAGTAACCCTCGTTTTCTAGATTAATCGTTCAATATCATATCATGTCGATACTTCAATGTCATATCCACGTCGATACTTCACTATGATATCCATATGAACACATGATACAGATTTTGAGTTTCAAATGAGTATGATGCTTATAGGGTTTTAAGGGAATGAATGAACGCAATAAGGTGTATAACCAGAAAGTGGATAACCTTTGTGCGTATCAGAGTGAGGGCAAAACCTTGAATGTTAGGATGCTTTACATCTTTTATAGGAAAGCACTTATGAAAACACAGGAAGGTTTAGTCCGTAACACCTTTTGCTAGTTGTACCCAAATGATATATGCTTGGGCGATAAGATTACTATAAGTAAATATATTGTGTGATTATATAACTTGTcaagatttaggtttttaacTACACAAGTTTTTCAATtgaatatatgttttttttttcactgttGTTTTGGGCAGTATTGCAACTCTTTGGTTTTCTTTTAACTTGGTGGAGTCTTTTCCATATCATATATGTACCTAGTATCCATAACCCTGTTTCCTAATGTATGAGCAAGATGCTGCTGCTGCTTATTCGAAAGTTAGGACATTCTCTGCAGCTATTACAATTGATTTCCATTCTTCTCAAAACATATACCTTTATGGCCTACAATGTCACCTTGTTTTTAACGCTTTTTAGACTCATTTTGGAACACACAAAAAGTAGAAGCAGAAGCATCATAACCTATATGACTTCTCCTCGACTACCCACACCTTCATCCAGGAGTTGGACAATCAAATAGAAATTTACATGTTGATTATTCAAAAGAGAATCTGTGGTTTTTGCCGCAAATGGGTTCTACTTGCGTTTCCATTGTTTGGCTTTTTAACCAAGTTGTTTATCACAAATCTAAGGCTGCTGCATCTTCTGTTTACCTGCTAAGTATACCTAGATGGATTTTGGCTTGTAGATAGACTAACCTAAAGACTATTGGTGGTCTGTGTTGTACGATTGGAGTTTAGGGGTCATTTTGAGTCTGTTTGGGTATTTTCAAATGAACGTTGATTGTTTGatttaactattttttttttttttttggacaagcgatattatttatactaaggagGGAGGGGGCAAGGGGGAgtgcttagtctcacaatgggctagcaataatgtggtttgaaTTCACCCTTGATGAGAATCAAACCGAATACTTCACTTATGAGTGAAGAGGTATGCCACTAGACTGCAATACTGAGGGGCATGTTATCTATTCAGATTATAAGAATGTCCTTAAGGGTTCATTTAGGACAGCACTTGTAGAAAGCAATTTTGGTCACAACTGTTACTCCATGAAGCGCTTCTTGGGCCTAGAGGCAGTTTTAAACTATTTTGACGGCCATTGGAAAAAATGTGTTTTTAAGTACCTTTAACTTTTCCAGAAGCAGATGCAGTAGCATTACGTCTCAGCTACGTCCTAGTGTCATGTCCCACAACTCCCTCCAAAGTTATTGGCTCAAGCTATTTACTCGTGCATTAGATTTGACTAAATATAGTTAGAAAGGAATACGAACATGAGTTGATACGAATTATACAATGCAAGGTTTGCAAATAAGTACTTGGAATGAGTCACTTGTAGATCTGTTGTTTTTATCTTTGGAATCATCATGTAGATATCTAATTCTTTGTAGTACATTTCTAGCTACATTTAGTCCAAATTCCTAATTAGTTGCAAATCTCTCACACCAGAATAGCCTAAAATATCGTGACTCAAGTACAAGGGTGAATGCTATGAGATTTTCACATGTACGTCTTTTGATAACATTAAACTTTAAAGTCACTTGATAACGGGAGAAGACTTGtccaactaaaaatcaattagaGGATGGCAAGTGGACAGATGAGGAGTCTTTCTCAAATTGAGCAGCTTGTTGATTGTGGATACAGATTCCAGTTGGCAAATGCTTGATCTGCAGACCAAGGCAAAACTCTCTCTCCAAGATTTTCATTTTGAATTCCTTCGTTAAATAATCAATGGCCTCCTTAGTTAAATAATCAATGGCCTTTGTGTATCATTTACATATGTTGCAAAAATGAAAAGATCTTTTAAAAGCAACACATGGTCATATTGGGTTTTTAATATATCCTTATCCCAAGAGAGATTTACAAAGTCGTTTCTTTCATCGTTTTTGGTTAAGGATCCCCATTATCTTTTCCAATATCTAaacactagtacaaaaaacagTTTGAGAGATGCAGGTaccttcgtcgcacaaagtaAAAAAACATTGCTTGAAAATTAGCCCAATGACATCTTCATTGTGTGCAAACTGTCACGCAAAGTCAGTTAAAGCATGGTTTGCGTGACGAATAGAtaacatgcgtcgcgcaaaaagTCTTTGTGCGACAATAGAACCTGCGTTGCGTAGAAGGACTTTGTGCAACGACAGGAATTGTGTCGCGCAAAGAGCTTTTGCGCGACAACagcacctacgtcgcgcaaaaggACTGCGCAATGAGAGAACCTGTGTCATGCAAAGAgcttttgcgcgacgaaaaagTAACTTGCATCACACGAagtctatttttttctttttcttttttggcaaaaataatttttatttaattttttataagtattgtaattaaattataaacaataattaataaaccaagaaaaaatatttaattataaaatatatgaaaatgtacatacaagatgttcgaatataaaagaaaaaactacaacaagTAATCTTCTAGGCTTGATGCATCAGGCTACTGGGTATTAACTGGGCAAAGTGGCTGGGAGGTCGAAGGTGGAGCAAGATTAGGTGATGGCATCAGGATTTGAAGGTTGGACATCTGTAAGTCCCGTAAGATCATACTCATCTTATCGTCATGGGCCGGGTTGCTGCTTCGGCATCCCATGCTACTTGTTGGGCCGCAAGTTGACCTTTTAGGGTTGCCGCTTCCTCCGTTAGGGTGATGACTTGTCCTGGGGTCGATCTGAAAGAGGAGGCACCCGTCTCACGAACCCACACCTTCCCCATACACCGAACAACCTTGCCATGATGACGACTGAGCTTATGATCTAGGACCTCAGTAATATTCCATAAGATTTCATGGGGTAAAAAGTCATACATGTAAATCATTTTGTACAGGTGTCCCTGTCAGCATTAGAAGCTGGTGCAAACGGACATTAGGTTTTTCCACCTGTAGCTATTTTTGTCCTTCAAAGCATGAGCCTCGTCCATAAGCACACAACTCCACTGCCATCGTTTCAGAATTTTACGATCATCTTTCTGCTGTGCACTGGAAGACCATAAGTAAAAGGAATTAAATCAACATATAATCTAAATTACTTTCAATTGTCCATATGCAACACCAAAGCAAACTTGTGTCTTTCAAATAGTGAATAACGCACGAGAATAACATTAAAAAGAGGCGGTAATCCAGCTTTGGACAAAGAGTTCAACTCTTTTGAATATGCCGATCGTGCAGCCCCATGATACTGGAGAACAGTGAATGATGTGTAAGAATAACCTTTTTACCTTGCTTTAACATAAACACACAACATCGAGTTCAAACTGAAGTTAATAATCAAAGTCACATCAAAAAGATAATCTAATAAAGGCATCACTTACTTTCTGAATGGTTTCGGCACAAGTATGCAATATAATCTCTTCCACCATCCTATATGCTGCCAAACAGAGAACAGCACACAAaccaaaatttccataaaatcTCACTTTGGTAAAGATTTAATAAACATTTGTCCAATAGTTAAAATAGCATGATTATTTGTTCCAAATGTTGCAGCCTTAGTTGTTTTACATTGCCATCATTCTTGAATAAGACTTCCAAATAAAAGCATTAATGCAAACAAGTATAATCACAAACAATTGTATAAAGGCCAACCAGCAATGTATGACTATCCAAGaatttcaaatcaatcaaatcCCTGTTTTGTGCATCATCCATTGTTTTCTGCATTGCATTTGCCATTTGCAAGGACACAAAGCAACACATGCAATCGTTCCACAATTGGGATGACAACCACTTAGACGTCAATCTTTCTGGAAAACCGTAAATCCATAATCATGTATATTCTGGGTTAGTTAAACAAGAAATACGCAAATATTCTTTACTTTCCAAACTGAAAATTAAATGCATGGCAAGAAACTGACCaagtatataaaataattaatttacagtTAAATAACCATAACTTGAGATTGCATGACTATTTGGAAATAAAGCCATCGCTTCATGCAACAGTAGATGCTAGAAGCCTAGACCATTCTTGTATATATACGAGTAATTAATCCCAAGGTTCTTGGAACCCAACAATTTCAAAAGGCACCCAATAATCATTATTCGGAACAAAAACCATTCATGATAACCATGGGCATGAGCATGAATTGTTAAAATCGAAGACTATAAACCCAGGGTTTATTTATTAGATAATTCAAATGACTTATGATCAATACTCTTTACGAATCTCAGGTAGGCTAATTGCATAATAAATCAAGTCTTTGTTCATAATTTAAAATGACTAAGTCTTAAACAGTGGGGCAGATAGCATACATGTAGGTATGTTCCCAGCCATATACTACATATATTAGTAGTGATAAATCTCAAGGTTAAGGATACGTTTGATATCAAGGTATGATATTCGAAGAAAAGTTCTTTTCGGAGAAAAATTGAGGTCTTGTTACAAGTCTATGCATATTGGTTGCAACATGAATATCAAATAGATATCAAAAAGCTAATTTCAATAAGATACCGAATTTCAACCAGATACCGATCATCGTTTGTGAAACTGAAGCAACCATGACTACCAATTCTAGAATGACAAAAGCGCAATGCTTACAGTGGTCTAATCTCCAAACCATATATTCCTTTTCCTGCAGTGAATACAACTTTGGCAGCAGCATATggcattaaaacaattaatCATGCTACAGAAAAACTGCAGCAATCATCATACGAATTTTATACATGCTTAaagcattagggtttcttacaTGATGGGCACCACTTTTTAAGTTCTCTTTAAATTTCCAAAACAGAAGCAGGGCATACAATCAAATGTGGACTCAGGTCATCATTTAAATGTTTCAATAGCATCAAGTATGTTATAGATTGTTCAGCAAGGACAAATATTACAAACCAAAGCTGAAAATATTATTGGCATATGAGAGAAAGGACATGCAGGTACTTGAATGGTCTTCCCGAGACCCATCTCGTCGGCCAAAATGGTTGCACAAAATGTAAAGGATATTAAACTGCAATGAATCAGAATTGAGATTAAACCAAGCCATATATGCTTATACACTTAGCCTCATAAATTTAACAATACAGTTGGAAATTTTTGAACTATTGTGATCTAAGAACATTTAAGCTTAACATTTCAGAATCATGCAGTAGTAAAATGACTAATGAAATTCCATTCGGCGACCTGAATTTATTAGTCACACAGTTTAAGATCTTGTACTACTCAGAGTCTGGAGAATCAAAATTTATCACAATCATACATTTTTACACGGGGAATTACTTTCTAAAGTAGAAGTAAAATCAAAATTATGCTtacaaagaacaaaaaaaaataagtacCTCCACCAATACCCTTCTGTTACAGCAGAAGAAGAAAGCTAACACCAACCAACTGATATGGCTTGAGAATAGGTTGAAAATCGGAATCTTTAGACCTACAAGCCTCAATAATGTCATCCTACAACAAATAACCAGTAACCATCACTTGACAATCCAATTGAAAGACGATACAAcaccagcaacaacaacagAAAGTAGCCAATTTTATGCTTATGAGGACCTCTCAACACATACTGAAATGAAATACAAAACCTTCACGCAAGTAATACTCAATGACATAAAAGAACCATACTTTTATACAGCTACATTCTATTGGCCAgtaattttccttatttcacTAATTACATTGGAAACAAAGGAataccaaattttttagcccaatTATGAATGAGTAAAGGTAAGAGTTTTCCAACTCTATGTCATTCATACCACAAGAAGCTCAGTAAAAGCAAGAAAGGGCACCTGATTGACAATCCTCACAGGGGCAGCTTCCACTTCGGCGTACCGATCAGAAACCGCCGGAGCCGAACTCCCGTGGAGCTCCTTTCTCAAATCCGTCGATATTTTGGCACACTTTTGCAAAGCCTTCCCAACCACGTCGTCGTCCTCCAACTCCTTTACCTCATCCTCCTCTTCCTCACTCGTTGACTCAAAATTAGCCCAATCCCCATCACTATCCTCGTCCTCAACCAGGAACCGACGTCCACGATTGACCAGCCTGGCTTCCGGGGCCTCGTCCGCATCGTCTTCCTTCAATTCGTTCTTAGAGCAGCTCCAGCGGGAGCTCCTGCTCGAGGGACGGGCTCCGGAACAGGGCTGGATTGCCCGAGGGAGGAAGCCCAACATTGGCTGGCGAGGGAGCTCGAGCAGGCTCGAGCGCCAGGCTCGTCAATTCGTGCCGGCCCGAGCGCCCGAAGGCAGTCTGACATGGGCTGACGTCAGGACGACATCTCCACGCTTTTTTAGGGCCACGGAGACGTGGGTTCCGACGAAACCGACTGTGCCGGTGACGAGAACGGACATGCAGACAACATATCTTGTAAAATTTCTgacctttttttcttctgggttcCTCTCTGATgtctctttttctttgtttctccAAAACCCACAATTGACAAAATTTGGAACCCGTTTTTCagttggattggatttgaaaatttgggtgcagattttatttgatttgggaTATTAAAATATCTACCCCTTCACTCCCCTGCAAACTCATCTCCGCCGCTTCCTCCTCCCGCGACCACCGTCTCCTGCTACTACTGCAACTTCAAATTCTGGGCTTTCAACGAACCCCTCTTCCATTTCGGCAAGACCCATTGCCGGATTCTCAGGGCTTGGTTCTCCGTCGGCGTCGGATTCGGTTTAACCTTGCTCTTCTCCATCTCCCTCCTCCTCATATGGGAGCTCGGCAGAGCTCTCAATCTCTTCCATGGAAGCTTCTTCGTCCACGGTGATTTCAGTCACTGTCCACGAACTGGGTCATGCCCTCGCCGCCGCAAGGCCTCTCattttttctgtttctttctttgtattattttataaataaaaatattactattattttattgcctattgccaggctATTCAAGTGGAACGGTAGAGATACAAAAGGtaattattgttcattaaaatcaGTTACTGTTAACTAGGTGAATTGAATAATGAATAGCCTAGCGAAGGGCTCCTATGCTGGAATTGCTCTTAATAGCAACGCAATCAGAGTCATCGTCCTCTAGTTCGTGTTTAATCTCAACGCAATTGGAATCGAAGTCTTCGTCGTCATGGGAGAGCTGTTGGGGCTTGGAGGCTGATCGGAAGACGAGGAGGAAGGCTACGGGAGAGGATGAGGAGAAAGGATGAGGAGGAGGTTGGCTGGGTGCAGTCGTGAGGAAGGCTACATGAGACGGAGTGAGAGAGAAGGCAAGATTAGGTAGTCAGATGAGGAGGAATGACTCTTTTCAATTTTGTCCAGAGTAATTTgggaaaattcaaaacaaacgcCTATTTTTTACAATTGGACCGCCACAATTTTAACAACTTGTGCGACACAGGTGTACATTCTGATGTTGGGCAAAGTGTTTTTGCGCAAAGACCCCATTGTCGCAACACGCaagttatatttaaaaaaaaattattattataaaatttactAAAAATGTGACTTTAGtccattcaaattcaatttttttttacataaaacccacaataataatttttctaacaaaaacctgatccgaactacaataataaatttaaagctacttaataaatatacatactattcaatttcttaagtattatacgtataaaataaataaatttaaagctacttaataaatatatataccattgaacttgatgggatacgcattctacgaaattagtttcaatgatccaactgtcaaacttgtttctatatactttgagatcgcatacgccaaaaatcacaaaaaacaaatagttagagatcaagtaataggacaaaacttttcgacgattataaacgaaaaatcacgatttaacggtagttttaactctgattttgatgattttttacagctacactccttgaccctatatgaatacaatgaatgaacttgatcttcaatttaaaatatttacactaatggataccataaaatcttatgttatacttgatgaaagtataaataaactcttaagtgttagtcaatctattgttttgatgggatacacattctacgaaactagtctTAACAATCTAactatcaaacatgtttgtatatgcttcaagatcgcatatgccaaaaatcgcaaaaaaaaaacattcagagattaagtaacgggacaaaacttttcgatgatTATAAgcgaaaatcatgatttaatggttattttaactccgattttgattatttttttacagctatactccttgatcctatacgaatacaatgaatgaactcgatcttaatttaaaatatttacattagtggataccacaaaatcttatgttatacttaatgaaagtataataaactcttaagtattagtgaatctattgttttgatgggatacgcattctacgaaacttgttggtaccacacatattGGGTCTCAGACCTTGACACATTGGGCCTCAACAtttgggcctcattacccaACCTataattatgtaaaaggaggaaccccttattctataaaaggggactcctcccctcctcacaaagaggacttggtgaacccaacagagggcaataccctcacaaacacaacaacactctctttctctgggggactccccctcacccttgtaatccatacatacagtcagagaaatacaatcagtatggacgtagcccaaacattggggtgaacaacaatacatcttgtgttatttacatttcttgcagattcacggtcggatttacgttgttccaagacttccgattttgtgcatcaacatttggcgccatctgtgggaaacgacacgaaaacctatgttggttttttctcaatttttcacctccgccggggatctgcaaaacccacaTAGAGACACAGACTCATTCCCTATTTCTTTCCCGACTCTCTCTGTAGACATCCATCAAATCCCCCAACTTTGAGacttcagagagagagagaatagagcCACATAAAAAACTCAAGACAAATTAATAACTGTGTTTTATTAGAACAACAGAGACAAGGTGCGGCACCACGGAGAACCCTACTTCCAATAGCAAAACCTTCTTTGTGTCCCCGACCGATGGTAACGGCGGCACGATACCGCCATCCGACCATGTCCTTAATCTCGAACAGGGCGACCCGGCAGTGTACGGATCCTATTGGAGCAAGATGGGGGACAAGTGTACTATGGTGATCTCCAGAAGTGAATTGATGAGCTATATCAGCGACTTCACCAGCGTGTGCTGGTTTTTAAAGCCAGTATTGGAGGCGGTGGTCAGAAGACTTCATCGTACAGTTGGAAACACTGTCGTAGACGGTGATTAGCATATTGTGGTGGGGACAGGGTCGACTCAGCTGTATCAGGCTACCATGTATGCTCTCACTTCTCCTGGAGGGCCCGAGCCTGTCAACGTTGTGTCTACCGCCCCTTACTATTCAATCCAATTCGACACATTCGACCCGACCAACAACCCGCCATTAAAATTCAGACAAACTAATCACCGCCTTCATCTTCTGCTACTCGTACCCTTCTTCTTGCCTCTGAGCTGAAGCCTGTTTTTTTACCCACCACCAATGGTGGCACTTGCAGCAGGCACCCGACGGCCGTGGGTCGGCCTAGGAGTGGCAGTGTAGGTGCAAATTGCAGCCGACAATGCCTCCGCTTTCTCGCTTTACTCCCACTCCCTGAAGCCGGTTCTGGGTTTCAACCTGCGCAGCCCGCGCAACCCTACATGATGATGCCAACGTCGAATGCCCAGGCACCTACATGTGGGCCCAGCAGTCGCATGTGGCGCCTCCAGCTCCGCAGCTCCTCCAGCCCGCCTCCGATGACGACTACTCCCTGGACGTAATCTCAAGAGACCTACGCCTTG
The nucleotide sequence above comes from Malus sylvestris chromosome 16, drMalSylv7.2, whole genome shotgun sequence. Encoded proteins:
- the LOC126608402 gene encoding uncharacterized protein LOC126608402, with the protein product MPPKSETQPLSTAITTPSDPSTASVDPILLIFRILPYSFLRPPRLRLKLPTLTLPSPMTVYALVLLTYFMVVSGIVYDVIVEPPGIGSTQDRLTGSIRPVVFLPGRVNGQYIIEGLSSGFMFVLGGIGIVLMDLALDRNRAKSVKVSYATAGISSVVLAYVMSMLFIRIKIPGYLY
- the LOC126608403 gene encoding protein CHROMATIN REMODELING 19-like; the protein is MLGFLPRAIQPCSGARPSSRSSRWSCSKNELKEDDADEAPEARLVNRGRRFLVEDEDSDGDWANFESTSEEEEDEVKELEDDDVVGKALQKCAKISTDLRKELHGSSAPAVSDRYAEVEAAPVRIVNQDDIIEACRSKDSDFQPILKPYQLVGVSFLLLL